The stretch of DNA GATAAACCAGCCATGTACTTAATATTAATGCTTTTGATGCAATAAATGAGgatagtttaaaatatatatataccaaaCTAACCATTGGAAATCACAGAATTATATATTTTCACGTCATTGGCATTTTCTAAGTGAATTCCATCCGTGTTGGGGCTTAGTTTTGGAGCTGTAATATAAATTGATTCTATATAGACTTTTTTGCAGTCAtcaaatctgaaattaaattGAGGGCTGTTCTTCACTTTAAGACCTTGCACAGTCAAGTTTGAACACATAAAAAACCTTATGGCCTGCATAATGTACAGTTTATTATAATGTAATTTCATGAGTGGAAGATGTacatagaaaaaattaattaaggcCTTGAAAACTTACAATTGGGCTATCACAAGGTCCTAATGCTGTCACATTTGATCCCTGTGGCATTTAATGTTAAGATCAGAGGCGGTTTGAAGCATCAAAATTGTCAAACCATCATTACCTTATAATTCTAAATCATCACTACCTTGTGAGGCTTGCAAGGAAGGTCCCACCATTTTTGTCCCCTCCCATCTATTAAACCACTTCCTTCTAGTGACATTCCATTGATTCTGTAAAATACCAGCCATTGGCGCCTACTGTTGTTCTTTGGCCAAGATTCAGGTCCATCAGGTGGCATAACAGTCCCATCCACCTTAATCATACCATCAAAGTCCACCGGTTAATTAGCTATATCCTTAAAGCTTCTAAAAAAGGACTCGAATCCTCTGCAGACTGCAGTCGTAGAAACTATTATATTTAGAAAGAGAATGTTCTCTTTCTAAATATAATGGTTTCTACAACTGTAACACCATACTGCAGCATCAGATGATTTCTTCAGTTGTGCAGTCAGTTCAACCAACTCTCAACAATTGGATCATGGATATCCAATAGTCGAGATTTTGTTGGACAGATTGCATAGGCGTAAAAAATCTGAGTTGGACCTATAAGTTGAAAGAGGaagtataaatttttattacctTGAATACTAAGTCACCTTGACAAGGACCGGTGAAAATAATAGATTGAACAATGAACGAGAAACCTTGCGGAACAAGAATAACATTATCTTCTAATTGACTTTGACAAGCAGTATCCCATGCCATCTTAAATGATTCAGTATCATCTTTTTTTCCATCTCCAATGGCACCAAATGATCTTACATCAAAAATGCCAGAGGCATTATTGTAGTAAGGCGCAGGTGGTTGTGGTGAGGTTCCATATGATTTATGAGAATGTGAGTGGCTATGTTTTTTATGTGAATGATGATGCCTAGCTtggactaaaaaaattaaaataaagaaaaataaacagaATGCTTGTGGTAAAATATGAGAATGCTTCATTCTCAACAGTTTTTTAGCAGTGATAGAGAAAAATACAAATACACTACCAACAACTAGGTAAAAGGAATAAATATATAGTCACTAATAATTAACTAACTAAATGCATTATGCAACCTTAGTTCCAAGAATAAATGGTAGTACTATAAGCACTATAACAACACAAGTTGCAAGTTGCAACAAATTTTAACTGAGTTTGGCTCTTGAAGTGAAAGCCGAATCAAAAGTGGAAGTTACTATATATTAATAAGGTATAGTGGAATTTCTGCTAAAGTTTCATCTTCatgttgtatatttttttaatggctTTTGGTATAGGAAAAGACAAATATACATCATGAGTGTTTGAGCTTTCTCTAATTTAGATAGGTAAATGTGGAGTGTTCTGAAAAAAGTAAAACAGAATAACGAGAAATTAATCAGATTAGTGGGCATTTGACAGTTGAAAATTAGCTTAATTACCATGttcttcaaatatatatatatatatatatatatatatatatcttgtgCAACTTGCTTGTAGTTCTGTCATTATGATGGCATGAAAATTAAACAATGCTTGAAACACTTTCTTTTCAGCACATTCTTTATTGGACGGTGAAATTCACatgaattttatttcttattatggCCTCATAAAAGTCTCatgtaacataaaaaaaaataaaaaattcttagtACAAGGAGTACTAAGAAATAGAAACACAAGAGTTTGTTACAAGAAAACACAACCAAAAATCAACTACAACTTTGTAATCTTTTGCTTCATCCACAATTGTTAAATAACAAATTACATACATCTTTTTATCACGTTAGTTTTTGTAATCAAATGTTTCTCAAAACTTACTTCTAGCTCTTTGCCAATAAATCCTTTCACcataataaattttaacttgctacaaacaaaatcaaatatgtCTCGTTTCTCTCATATTTGCCAAGAATTCTACGTCTCGTTCACTCATGTTTGttcatttcttttttactttttactcTATCTTCTGATAGcataaaattaagtaaaatatttgGGGATGAGCAACCTTCAATAATTACTCCAAAAACTTTTTCCTAGAATGGCTGTGGCTCGGAtcaatttttatagaaaaagtaGTTAGCATGTAGTTTTGGTTTGGgttatttacttaaataaaatatgatctATACTGATTAAGAATCTTAAACTGTTTGGATTAGTTTCTTAAAAGAATATCTATACTGACTAAGAATCTCACACGGAAAATCGAttcactcaattttttttaacacataaATAACAGTTCATTTGATGCAAGAAAATCTTACACggaaaatttataatatcataataataagaatgggagaaataataataataacttaatgATTTGAAACATCTCCTACTAGTTCAGTGGGGTAGTGGTGATCAAGTATATCACATCAATAAACAACGGTTCATGTTAAGGTGAGTGAACAATCTGATCCTACAAAGTAATAATCATCCTGAAGCTGCTTTTCTTCTACATGCaggaacaaaaataataaattgaaagtTGGAGGGGTTTTAGGTAGGTGGGGTGTGAGAacaaatcaacaaaaagaaaataataaataataattacctATTAACCACTTGAAATTGATTAGATACACTTTTACAGGTAGAAAAAAgtacttaataataatattaactacaCAAGGCTGCTTCTTCATGATGAACCAAACAAANNNNNNNNNNNNNNNNNNNNNNNNNNNNNNNNNNNNNNNNNNNNNNNNNNNNNNNNNNNNNNNNNNNNNNNNNNNNNNNNNNNNNNNNNNNNNNNNNNNNNNNNNNNNNNNNNNNNNNNNNNNNNNNNNNNNNNNNNNNNNNNNNNNNNNNNNNNNNNNNNNNNNNNNNNNNNNNNNNNNNNNNNNNNNNNNNAGCAGGAACACCCTTGAGTTCTGCATCAGAGTAGCAAACAACATCAATGTTATCCGAAAACGATAACTTTAATAGAGAGATAATGATGTAATAGTTATCCGGGGATTAATTATTTACCATTGACTTTGAAGTTGAATAATGGAGGAAGGAAACGCCCGTTCGGTAACCGAGTGTTTGGATCGCGCAGCTCGTCAAAGAATGGATGAACCAAAGCCTCCAACTACATTGTACATAGTTTAAGATGACATTTAGTTTGAAatcataacaaataatttatattgtgaAAGAGATGAATTTGGCGATAACGTTCGCATTCGCATATCTTATAAAATCATATACTTACAGCTGTGCTTCGAAGATTTGGAGAGTATTGTAATAGTCTTGAGACAAGATCCACAGCTTCAGGTGGCATTCTCTTGTGAAAGATCTGCCAATGAAGGATCAAATATAGATAAGTTTCATTGCACAATAATCTGTTTAATAAGACCAACTAACTAACATTACATACCTTGTGCCATGGATGAGCTTTGATTTGAGGAAATTTAAACTCTGTATAATTAGGATTCATACACTTGATTTCTTCCCTTGTTGGGGTACCTAAAACCTGCAAGTGAATCAAATGAATCTTCTtcagtaacaaaaaaaaaaatgaaacaaggTCACTTAAAATTGATATGTTCAAGCTAGTAACAATGTAAATACAATCACTATACTATTGTTTAAACATATCTTACCTTGATAATTTCGACAAGTTGGTCTACTCCACTCTCACCGGGAAAGAGCGGCTGATAGGAACAGAAATTCATCATTAGTTTTGGTacatacataaatttaaaatataactgGACCAACAATCTTAAAGAAGCTAGATACCTGGCCAAGCAACAGTTCGCCAAGTACGCAACCAGCTGACCAGATGTCAATGGCTGTGGTATACTCAGTCGCACCGAATATAAGCTCCGGAGCTCTATAGTACCGAGAACATATGTAAGATATGTTTGGTTCACCTTTT from Cicer arietinum cultivar CDC Frontier isolate Library 1 chromosome 3, Cicar.CDCFrontier_v2.0, whole genome shotgun sequence encodes:
- the LOC101509709 gene encoding polygalacturonase At1g48100, with the protein product MKHSHILPQAFCLFFFILIFLVQARHHHSHKKHSHSHSHKSYGTSPQPPAPYYNNASGIFDVRSFGAIGDGKKDDTESFKMAWDTACQSQLEDNVILVPQGFSFIVQSIIFTGPCQGDLVFKVDGTVMPPDGPESWPKNNSRRQWLVFYRINGMSLEGSGLIDGRGQKWWDLPCKPHKGSNVTALGPCDSPIAIRFFMCSNLTVQGLKVKNSPQFNFRFDDCKKVYIESIYITAPKLSPNTDGIHLENANDVKIYNSVISNGDDCVSIGSGCYDVDIKNITCGPSHGISIGSLGNHNSKACVSNITVRDSIIKMSDNGVRIKTWQGGSGSVSGVTFNNINMISVRNPIIIDQFYCLTKEHCTNKTSAVFVSNILYTDIKGTYDIRSPPMHFACSDSVPCTNITLSDIELLPSQGDIVYDPFCWNAYGDLETLTIPPVSCLLVGTPQSLLDYDIDHC